A stretch of Ranitomeya variabilis isolate aRanVar5 chromosome 3, aRanVar5.hap1, whole genome shotgun sequence DNA encodes these proteins:
- the ADPRS gene encoding ADP-ribosylhydrolase ARH3 isoform X3 — MYTDDTAMARSVVQSLLEKPPFDEKDLAERFTTEYFHDPDRGYGMGVVHVFEKLQSGEYHNVFTPAKEQFNGRGSFGNGAAMRVVGIPLAFPNIQDIIKYAKISGELTHASSLGYNGAILLALAVHFALQGNLSRESFLEHLLSNMQEVEADEKSRSDAMELELGEFPYCYRLKKIKEFLDKENVSRSDVVKELGHGIAALESVPTAIYSFLRCMDPVEDLPKEMNSLQRTVVFCISLGGDTDTIATMAGAIAGAYHGEDQVPEIWKKNSEGYKDAEHWGKQLWELYSSRLPS, encoded by the exons ATTCACCACAGAGTACTTCCATGATCCTGATCGTGGCTATGGCATGGGAGTAGTACACGTGTTTGAAAAACTTCAAAGTGGGGAGTACCATAATGTCTTCACTCCAGCTAAGGAACAGTTCAATGGGAGAGGTTCCTTTGGGAATGGAGCCGCCATGAGAGTGGTCGGGATTCCTCTGGCTTTTCCAAATATTCAAGATATTATAAAG TATGCTAAAATCAGTGGAGAACTGACACATGCATCCTCACTGGGCTACAATGGGGCCATTCTTCTGGCCCTTGCCGTGCACTTTGCTCTTCAGGGGAATCTGAGCCGGGAGTCTTTCTTGGAACATCTTCTGAGCAACATGCAAGAAGTTGAAGCTGATGAAAAGTCTCGGAGTGATGCTATGGA GTTGGAGCTGGGAGAGTTTCCTTACTGTTACAGACTGAAGAAGATTAAGGAGTTTTTAGATAAAGAAAATGTGTCTCGCAGTGATGTTGTGAAAGAACTGG gtCATGGTATTGCTGCTTTAGAATCCGTACCTACTGCGATCTATTCATTCCTGCGCTGCATGGACCCAGTGGAAGATCTTCCCAAAGAGATGAACAGCTTACAAAGGACTGTCGTATTCTGCATCTCGCTAGGTGGAGACACTGATACTATTGCAACCATGGCCGGAGCAATTGCAGGTGCTTACCATGGAGAAGATCAGGTCCCTGAAATCTGGAAAAAGAATTCTGAGGGGTACAAAGATGCAGAGCACTGGGGTAAACAACTGTGGGAATTATACAGCTCTCGCCTTCCTTCCTGA